Proteins from a single region of Procambarus clarkii isolate CNS0578487 chromosome 62, FALCON_Pclarkii_2.0, whole genome shotgun sequence:
- the LOC138354314 gene encoding uncharacterized protein has translation MDTAGKIKRTFTDLKDHLTGQINICYDLSEQPTVNYFELESYFQSITSKFKQIRGQINRYLTELAKTQATEAELDDDIINLAQYGDDIYVRLQPFIKLFALNKLTTASSNIAQPEVKLPLISLPTVSGTEDKCWDDFWNKFSSVASKPSIPKTNKFIYLQDQLKGEALKAISNLTLTSDGYDLAVQFLKSNFANT, from the coding sequence ATGGATACAGCAGGGAAAATTAAAAGGACCTTCACCGATCTTAAAGATCACCTGACCGGACAGATCAACATATGTTATGATCTGTCTGAACAACCTACAGTTAACTACTTTGAACTGGAAAGTTATTTTCAATCAATAACAAGTAAGTTTAAACAAATCAGAGGTCAAATAAACAGGTATTTGACCGAACTTGCCAAAACTCAAGCAACAGAGGCAGAATTAGATGATGATATTATCAATCTAGCACAGTACGGAGATGACATATATGTTAGGCTGCAACCCTTTATCAAATTATTTGCCCTGAATAAATTAACCACTGCCTCTTCTAACATTGCTCAACCAGAAGTTAAACTGCCTTTAATTAGTTTACCCACAGTCTCTGGAACTGAGGATAAATGTTGGGATGACTTCTGGAATAAATTTTCCTCGGTAGCTTCTAAACCCTCCATTCCTAAAACTAACAAATTTATATACTTACAGGATCAACTGAAGGGAGAAGCTTTAAAGGCAATCTCCAATTTAACATTAACCAGTGATGGCTATGATCTCGCAGTCCAGTTCCTTAAGAGTAATTTTGCTAACACATAG